Proteins from a genomic interval of Arachis hypogaea cultivar Tifrunner chromosome 10, arahy.Tifrunner.gnm2.J5K5, whole genome shotgun sequence:
- the LOC140175659 gene encoding uncharacterized protein — MVKRMNVEEAKPTRMALRLADRSFKFSHGIVEDLLVKVGDFIFPADFVVLDMEEEAKASIILGRPLLATARAIINVKKSEITLRLHDERIVFNVFKAMSYPPESLGECMRLDVVETVVQETLEEALGELKEGDSMLNVEVADVNSTEMPIPSTLEERKEEKETPKQELKALPPTLMYAYLESDGSYPVIISSALSQEQEDELIKVLQKYQDAIGWTLADLKGISSSICIPWVSPVHMVPKKGGITVVHNEKNELIPTRTVIGWRMCIDYRKLNEATRKYHFPLPFMDQMLERLAGHAYYCFLDGYSGYNQIEFNIEIKDKKGVENKVADHLSRIPCKEGGTHKSSVNEFFPDEQLMAVHKAPWFTDIANFKATEEVPSEFNKHQRRKIMNDAKYFIWDELYLFKKCSDGVLRRCISEKEGREILWNCHGSGFGGHFGIERTTAKALQYGFFWPTIFKDAREMVQYCNECQRARNLPKRNECHNNPF; from the exons ATGGTGAAAAGAATGAAtgttgaggaagccaaaccaacaagaatggccctccgaTTGGCAGATCGGTCATTCAAATTTTCTCATGGAATAGTAGAAGATTTGTTAGTGAAAGTAGGAGACTTCAtcttccctgctgattttgtggtgttggaCATGGAGGAAGAAGCTAAGGCCTCAATAATCTTGGGAAGGCCACTTTTAGCTACTGCTAGGGCCATCATTAATGTCAAAAAGAGTGAAATTACCCTTAGGCTACATGATGAGAGAATAGTGTTCAATGTATTCAAGGCTATGAGCTATCCACCAGAGTCACTAGGAGAGTGTATGAGGCTGGATGTAGTGGAAACTGTAGTGCAAGAGACCCTTGAAGAAGCACTCGGAGAATTGAAAGAGGGTGACTCCATGTTAAATGTTGAGGTTGCTGATGTCAACTCAACTGAAATGCCTATTCCAAGCACATTGGAAGagaggaaagaagagaaagaaacacCCAAACAGGAGTTGAAAGCACTGCCTCCTACTCTCATGTATGCATACTTGGAAAGTGATGGAAGTTACCCAGTAATCATCAGTTCTGCCCTTAGTCAAGAACAGGAAGATGAATTAATCAAGGTGTTGCAAAAGtaccaagatgccattggatggacccttgctgacttaaaaGGGATAAGCTCATCCATATGCAT cccatgggtgagccctgtccatatGGTTCCAAAGAAAGGAGGGATCACGGTTGTAcataatgagaagaatgaactcatcCCCACAAGAACAGTAATAGgctggaggatgtgcattgactataggaaaCTCAATGAGGCAACTAGAAAATATCATTTTCCACTTCCTTTTATGGACCAGATGCTGGAGAGATTGGCAGGACAtgcatattactgttttcttgatggatattcggGTTATAATCAAATA GAATTCAACATTGAGATTAAAGACAAGAAGGGAGTGGAGAATAAAGTAGCAGATCATTTGTCCCGAATTCCTTGTAAAGAAGGTGGTACTCACAAATCAAGTGTCAATGAattcttcccagatgagcagttaATGGCGGTTCATAAAGCACCCTGGTTCAcagatattgccaattttaaagCCACTGAGGAGGTGCCTTCAGAATTCAACAAGCATCAAAGAAGGAAGATCATGAATGATGCTAAATACTTTATCTGGGATGAACtgtatctcttcaagaagtgctcAGATGGAGtgctcagaagatgcatatcagagaAAGAAGGAAGGGAAATCCTATGGAATTGTCATGGCTCTGGCtttgggggacattttggaataGAAAGGACTACAGCTAAGGCTCTACAATATGGATTCTTCTGGCCCACAATTTTCAAAGATGCAAGAGAAATGGTACAGTACTGCAATGAATGCCAGAGAGCACGGAATCTACCCAAAAGAAATGAATGCCACAATAATCCATTTTAG